AAAGTTTGTCTCATTGATTTGCAGACAGCTTTTTGGACATAACATTTGACATGCTTTACATAAAGTACATTTGCTTTTGTCTAAATAGATATGAACAAACTGATAATCAGGATAATGTTTTGCTACATCTAAATTTTCATGGTTAAAGCGCCATTTAGCTGGCGTCATTTTTTTGGCAAATTGCTTTAATTCTTTTTCCCAAGTGAACAATAATTCCCTCCGTGTCATGGATTCATGATGAGGAGATGGTGGTTGTTCATTACTGATTGTAAATGGCTTCTCGCCAAGTTGTATTAATAATTGATTCACCTGCTCTAGCGTCTCTTCCCATGCAGCACTCATATACTTTTCCGTACACACAATTGTGGTAATCCCTTTTTTATAATAAACAAGCAATTCGTTCAAAGTAGGTGTATTGTCGCTATCCATAATATATTGTTTATTAATAATGGAACGCCTGGGGAGAAACCCCTCCACTGCTTGTACAGGACAGCTCACAACACATTTTCCACAGTCTATACAGTCTGCAGCATGAATAACTGGCTTTCCGGTCTGTAATTGAATAGCTTCAGTTGGGCAATGAGCTATACATTCCGTACAACTAGAAAGGGGGCTTTTGTAGCGTGAACAATGCGATAAAATTTTATAATCATAGTCCAAACTCTCCAACCAACGAATTAAAAATCCCATTTTAACGCCCCCTTTTATAGATTTAAAAAACCATGTCCTATTTCGCTCGTTTCGTGCAGCTCTTTTACTGCATAATTCGAAACCCTGTCGCAGTTAATATAATTTGTTCAAAATTTCACAAAAAGTAATAGCCAAACCCATTTTATGTTTCCTATGCTCTTTGTTTGACCATGCATTCTTATATTCATTTAGATAAATTTAAGCATGCATTCTGATGTTCTTTTA
This genomic interval from Virgibacillus pantothenticus contains the following:
- a CDS encoding 4Fe-4S binding protein, yielding MGFLIRWLESLDYDYKILSHCSRYKSPLSSCTECIAHCPTEAIQLQTGKPVIHAADCIDCGKCVVSCPVQAVEGFLPRRSIINKQYIMDSDNTPTLNELLVYYKKGITTIVCTEKYMSAAWEETLEQVNQLLIQLGEKPFTISNEQPPSPHHESMTRRELLFTWEKELKQFAKKMTPAKWRFNHENLDVAKHYPDYQFVHIYLDKSKCTLCKACQMLCPKSCLQINETNFTLVAQQCSNCLLCQDICPENAISLKKMISTATTEKQPIYTKECPCCEKTYQTINEIQQLCVACQKKQQFSSSIIEQSINCKKEESSWQI